A DNA window from Guyparkeria halophila contains the following coding sequences:
- the glnD gene encoding [protein-PII] uridylyltransferase, producing MQSTGQPDPDGRFGDQVTFPADRPLARQLETLNEHWAEALADETNARGFIREVTARVDSALRTLWQDKLADTPCALVAVGGYGRGEMFVHSDIDIMVLTADHAHDEAVQAFLYTLWDTGLSIGYAVRSVEECLEAATDPTVYTSLIEMRLIAGDEDLLTRLDAAIRDDAAFDPAWFFAAKLDEQQARYESHDNVGTKIEPHIKEGPGGLRDLHTIRWLANRIDGAPSLAAMHRRGELLRDDEYRALLHAESLLFRIRIGLHGLAERAEERLLLTHQKTLAGAFGYEGLQDGNLAVERFMQHFFRATIEVERLNQLLIQRWRERLHPEILEPIQRLNPRFVRRGRLIETRDAQVFMRSPTAILELFLLLAEHPDLEGMTAATARQLRANLSVIDAGFRANRHAKQLFMRLLRAERGVYLALRNMNLTGVLAAYIPNFAPIVGLMQFDLFHAYTVDTHTLLVIRNLRRPALPEYRDENPIASDAFKRIPRPEVLYLAGLFHDIAKGRGGDHAELGAFDARDFARAHGLPREDIDLVGWLVEQHLLLSFTAQRQDIEDPEVIRRFAEQVGSAEQLDYLYLLTVADIRATNPQLWNSWRDTLLRRLFELTHQHFAEGVRSSAQIVRETRRDANRQGSSEGMDAAKLAAWLSGMPEEYFLRNEIDNILRHSRVAVDADLPALTINDDPQHQATQILILAQNHPALFAHVVAGIDREGLNVQSANITVIPRPLVVESGLNAIDGDGNREPLPESELILLEFFVLDRQGHAVSDPGAIEALHERLEGVIQRPERALSVTRRRTPAQLSSLDVDTEVEFIADVARARTMIQVLTKDRPGLLADLSDTLWRMGAILLHARIATLGERAEDAFFVVDQYGHPINDREHQQAIAEALIHAAKGNAADGDA from the coding sequence ATGCAATCGACAGGGCAACCGGACCCCGACGGTCGATTCGGCGACCAGGTCACCTTCCCGGCCGACCGGCCACTGGCGCGCCAGCTCGAGACACTGAACGAACACTGGGCCGAGGCACTGGCCGACGAGACCAACGCCCGCGGCTTCATCCGGGAGGTCACCGCCCGCGTCGACAGCGCCCTGCGGACCCTGTGGCAGGACAAGCTCGCCGACACACCCTGTGCGCTGGTCGCGGTCGGCGGCTACGGTCGCGGCGAGATGTTCGTCCACTCGGACATCGACATCATGGTGCTCACCGCCGATCACGCCCATGACGAGGCGGTGCAGGCCTTCCTCTATACCCTCTGGGACACTGGCCTGTCGATCGGCTACGCCGTGCGCAGCGTCGAGGAGTGTCTCGAGGCGGCCACCGACCCGACCGTCTACACCAGCCTGATCGAGATGCGCCTGATCGCCGGCGACGAGGACCTGCTCACCCGCCTCGATGCGGCCATCCGCGATGACGCGGCCTTCGATCCCGCCTGGTTCTTTGCCGCCAAGCTCGACGAGCAGCAGGCGCGCTACGAGTCACACGACAATGTCGGCACCAAGATCGAGCCGCATATCAAGGAAGGCCCGGGTGGCCTGCGCGACCTGCACACCATCCGGTGGCTGGCCAACCGCATCGATGGCGCCCCCAGCCTCGCGGCGATGCACCGTCGCGGCGAGCTGCTGCGCGATGACGAATACCGGGCGCTGCTGCATGCCGAATCGCTGCTGTTTCGCATCCGGATCGGCCTGCATGGCCTGGCCGAGCGGGCCGAAGAGCGTTTGCTGCTCACCCACCAGAAAACGCTGGCCGGCGCGTTCGGCTACGAAGGGCTCCAGGATGGCAACCTCGCGGTCGAGCGCTTCATGCAGCACTTCTTTCGCGCCACCATCGAGGTCGAACGCCTCAATCAGCTGCTGATCCAGCGCTGGCGCGAACGCCTGCACCCCGAGATCCTCGAGCCGATCCAACGGCTCAACCCGCGCTTCGTTCGCCGCGGCCGCTTGATCGAGACCCGCGATGCCCAGGTGTTCATGCGCTCGCCGACCGCCATCCTCGAGCTGTTCCTGCTGCTCGCCGAGCACCCCGATCTCGAGGGCATGACGGCCGCCACCGCCCGCCAGCTGCGGGCCAACCTGTCGGTGATCGATGCGGGCTTTCGCGCCAACCGCCATGCCAAGCAGTTGTTCATGCGCCTGTTGCGCGCCGAGCGCGGCGTCTATCTCGCCCTGCGCAACATGAACCTCACCGGCGTACTCGCCGCCTACATCCCCAACTTCGCCCCGATCGTCGGGCTGATGCAGTTCGACCTGTTCCACGCCTACACGGTCGACACCCACACCCTGCTGGTGATCCGCAACCTGCGACGCCCCGCACTGCCCGAGTACCGCGACGAGAACCCGATCGCCTCGGATGCCTTCAAGCGCATCCCCCGCCCGGAAGTGCTGTACCTGGCCGGGCTGTTCCATGACATCGCCAAGGGCCGCGGCGGCGATCACGCCGAGTTGGGCGCATTCGACGCCCGCGACTTCGCCCGGGCTCACGGCCTGCCGCGCGAGGACATCGACCTGGTCGGCTGGCTGGTCGAACAGCACCTGCTGCTCTCCTTCACCGCCCAGCGCCAGGACATCGAGGACCCGGAAGTGATCCGGCGCTTCGCCGAACAGGTCGGCAGCGCCGAGCAGCTCGACTACCTCTATCTGCTGACGGTGGCCGACATCCGCGCCACCAATCCGCAGTTGTGGAACTCCTGGCGCGACACCCTGCTGCGCCGCCTGTTCGAGCTCACCCACCAGCATTTCGCCGAGGGCGTGCGCTCGTCCGCACAGATCGTGCGCGAGACGCGCCGCGACGCCAATCGCCAGGGCTCGAGCGAGGGCATGGACGCCGCCAAGCTGGCCGCCTGGCTGTCGGGCATGCCGGAGGAGTACTTCCTCAGAAACGAGATCGACAACATCCTGCGCCACTCGCGGGTGGCGGTGGATGCCGACCTGCCCGCCCTGACCATCAACGACGACCCGCAGCACCAGGCGACCCAGATCCTGATCCTGGCGCAGAACCACCCGGCGCTGTTCGCCCACGTGGTCGCCGGCATCGACCGGGAGGGCCTCAATGTCCAGTCGGCCAACATCACCGTGATCCCGCGCCCGCTGGTGGTCGAGAGCGGGCTCAATGCCATCGACGGCGACGGCAACCGCGAACCCTTGCCCGAGTCCGAGCTGATCCTGCTGGAATTCTTCGTGCTCGACCGCCAGGGACACGCCGTCAGTGACCCCGGCGCGATCGAGGCGCTGCACGAGCGGCTCGAAGGCGTGATCCAGCGCCCGGAGCGGGCCCTGTCGGTCACCCGCCGGCGCACCCCGGCCCAGCTATCGAGCCTGGACGTGGATACCGAGGTGGAATTCATTGCCGATGTCGCCCGGGCACGCACCATGATCCAGGTCCTGACCAAGGACCGGCCGGGCCTGCTCGCCGATCTCTCCGACACCCTGTGGCGCATGGGCGCCATCCTGCTGCACGCGCGCATCGCCACCCTGGGCGAACGCGCCGAGGACGCCTTCTTCGTCGTCGACCAGTACGGCCACCCCATCAACGACCGCGAGCATCAGCAGGCGATTGCCGAGGCCCTGATCCACGCCGCCAAGGGCAACGCCGCCGACGGTGACGCATGA
- a CDS encoding RluA family pseudouridine synthase: MSPIDHNLPANQPPGDWALIDERRDFLVVAKPERMLSVPGIGPDKQDCLITRVQMEFPEARIVHRLDWDTSGLLVLARNARAHSFLSKAFAAREVDKTYEALIDAPLEPAEGLIDLPIGKDHERRPRYRIDPETGRPSQTRYRLAEPLEDGIRVILEPITGRSHQLRVHLLAQGRPIQGDSLYHPEADRHERLMLHATRLAFPDPQHPDAPKAGYHCKAPF, encoded by the coding sequence ATGAGCCCGATCGACCACAACCTGCCCGCCAACCAGCCACCGGGCGACTGGGCATTGATCGACGAGCGTCGCGATTTCCTGGTGGTGGCGAAGCCCGAACGGATGCTGTCGGTGCCCGGTATCGGCCCCGACAAGCAGGACTGCCTGATCACGCGCGTGCAGATGGAGTTTCCCGAGGCGCGCATCGTCCACCGCCTCGACTGGGACACCTCGGGTCTGCTGGTGCTGGCGCGCAATGCCCGCGCCCATTCCTTTCTCTCCAAGGCCTTCGCCGCCCGGGAGGTGGACAAGACCTACGAGGCATTGATCGATGCCCCGCTGGAGCCGGCCGAGGGACTGATCGATCTCCCGATCGGCAAGGACCACGAACGCCGGCCGCGTTACCGCATCGACCCGGAAACCGGACGCCCATCGCAGACCCGCTACCGCCTGGCCGAACCGCTGGAAGACGGCATCCGCGTGATTCTCGAGCCGATCACCGGGCGCTCGCACCAGCTGCGCGTCCACCTGCTGGCCCAGGGGCGCCCCATCCAGGGCGACTCGCTCTATCACCCCGAGGCCGATCGCCACGAGCGGCTGATGCTGCACGCGACCCGGCTGGCCTTCCCCGACCCGCAACATCCGGACGCCCCCAAAGCCGGCTACCACTGCAAAGCGCCGTTCTAG
- the sdhC gene encoding succinate dehydrogenase, cytochrome b556 subunit codes for MPPKDQNSHRKRPVFLDLRRMHFPPQAIASIAHRLTGVLMILAIPPATWLFALSLSGPAGFARAGEVLTGLPARLAGLLLALALAHHLFAGIRYLLLDLDIGITRVTARRSALLVMGVGVIAGLGLWWGLWA; via the coding sequence ATGCCGCCGAAAGATCAGAACAGCCATCGAAAACGTCCAGTCTTTCTCGACCTGCGCCGGATGCATTTCCCCCCGCAGGCGATCGCCTCGATCGCCCACCGGCTGACCGGCGTATTGATGATCCTCGCGATCCCGCCGGCCACCTGGCTGTTTGCCCTGAGCCTGTCCGGTCCGGCGGGATTCGCGCGGGCCGGCGAGGTGCTGACGGGGCTGCCGGCACGCCTGGCGGGCCTGCTGCTCGCCCTGGCGCTGGCCCATCACCTGTTCGCCGGCATCCGCTATCTGCTCCTCGACCTCGATATCGGCATCACCCGGGTAACCGCGCGTCGCAGCGCGCTGCTGGTCATGGGGGTGGGCGTGATCGCCGGGCTCGGCCTCTGGTGGGGGCTGTGGGCATGA
- the sdhD gene encoding succinate dehydrogenase, hydrophobic membrane anchor protein, translated as MSGLVAWLIQRLSALFLGAFTVYVLVCLSMADAWSHAAWSGWLAAPSNAVTLWLAALALLLHAWVGGRDVLLDYVHPLGLRVALLTALAGWLLGSGIWFGATLLEVM; from the coding sequence ATGAGCGGGCTGGTCGCCTGGCTGATCCAACGCCTCTCCGCGCTCTTTCTCGGCGCGTTCACCGTCTACGTCCTGGTCTGCCTATCCATGGCCGACGCCTGGTCGCATGCCGCCTGGAGCGGCTGGCTCGCCGCACCGTCCAATGCCGTGACGCTCTGGCTCGCCGCGCTGGCGTTGCTGCTGCATGCCTGGGTCGGCGGCCGCGACGTGCTGCTCGACTATGTCCATCCGCTCGGCCTGAGGGTCGCCCTGCTGACGGCACTCGCCGGTTGGCTGCTCGGGTCGGGCATCTGGTTCGGCGCGACACTACTGGAGGTGATGTGA
- the sdhA gene encoding succinate dehydrogenase flavoprotein subunit, translating to MSKPRQVDALVIGAGGGGLRAALQLARGEASVAVVSKVFPTRSHTVAAQGGVNASLANTLPDNWHWHMFDTVKGSDYLGDQDAIEYMCRAAPKAVRELEHFGVPFSRLPDGRIYQRAFGGQSQHFGGEQAARTCAAADRTGHAILHSLYQQNLAAGTHFFDEHFALDLLVDDQGAVLGAQVLDIASGETTTIEARTTLLATGGAAQIYRTNTNALINTGDGMAMALRAGIPLQDMEFVQFHPTGIAGKGMLITEGVRGEGGYLVNAEGERFMERYAPHAKDLASRDVVSRAIVTEIREGRGCGPNRDHVLLKLDHLGEAVIRERLPAIRETAKTFVNVDPVDDPIPVFPTAHYTMGGIPTNRHGQVVRPGEDGREAPVEGLYAAGECACVSVHGANRLGGNSLLDIVVFGRAAARHMLEHLAAHRYHRPLPEQAPARAQALADAIEERATGEAVAALRREIQQTMEDYAGVFRRQDQLDQGLERIRQLHARSRELAIGDHGRVFNTARIEALELVNLADVALAAITAAAARTESRGAHSRVDHPDRDDEHWLVHSLFSLERGMRYKPVRTTPLTVDSFPPKPRVY from the coding sequence GTGAGCAAACCACGACAGGTCGACGCGCTGGTGATCGGCGCCGGAGGCGGCGGGCTACGCGCCGCGCTGCAACTGGCCCGCGGCGAGGCGAGCGTGGCGGTGGTCTCCAAGGTCTTTCCCACCCGCTCGCACACCGTCGCCGCGCAGGGTGGCGTCAATGCCTCGCTGGCCAATACCCTGCCGGACAACTGGCACTGGCACATGTTCGATACGGTCAAGGGCAGCGACTACCTCGGCGACCAGGACGCGATCGAGTACATGTGTCGCGCCGCGCCCAAGGCGGTCCGGGAGCTGGAACACTTCGGCGTGCCGTTCTCGCGCCTGCCCGACGGGCGCATCTACCAGCGCGCCTTCGGCGGGCAGAGCCAGCACTTCGGCGGCGAACAGGCCGCACGCACCTGTGCCGCCGCCGATCGCACCGGACACGCGATCCTGCACTCGCTCTACCAGCAGAATCTTGCCGCCGGCACGCACTTCTTCGACGAGCATTTCGCGCTCGACCTGCTCGTCGACGATCAGGGCGCGGTCCTCGGCGCCCAAGTCCTCGACATCGCCAGCGGCGAGACGACCACCATCGAGGCGCGCACCACCCTGCTCGCCACCGGCGGGGCGGCCCAGATCTACCGCACCAACACCAACGCGCTGATCAACACCGGCGACGGCATGGCCATGGCCCTGCGTGCCGGCATCCCGCTGCAGGACATGGAGTTCGTCCAGTTCCATCCCACCGGCATCGCCGGCAAGGGCATGTTGATCACCGAAGGGGTGCGCGGCGAGGGGGGCTACCTGGTCAATGCCGAGGGCGAGCGCTTCATGGAACGCTACGCCCCCCACGCGAAGGATCTGGCCAGCCGCGACGTAGTCAGCCGGGCGATCGTCACCGAGATCCGCGAGGGCCGCGGCTGCGGCCCGAATCGCGACCACGTCCTGCTCAAGCTCGACCATCTCGGCGAGGCGGTTATCCGCGAGCGCCTGCCGGCAATCCGCGAGACGGCGAAGACCTTCGTCAACGTCGATCCGGTCGACGACCCCATTCCGGTGTTCCCCACCGCGCACTACACCATGGGCGGCATCCCCACCAACCGCCACGGACAGGTGGTCCGCCCGGGCGAAGACGGCAGGGAAGCGCCCGTCGAGGGTCTGTATGCCGCGGGCGAATGCGCCTGCGTCTCAGTGCACGGCGCCAACCGGTTGGGCGGCAACTCCCTGCTCGACATCGTGGTCTTCGGTCGGGCGGCGGCGCGCCACATGCTCGAGCACCTGGCCGCGCACCGCTATCACCGCCCCCTGCCGGAACAGGCCCCTGCCCGCGCGCAGGCCCTGGCCGATGCCATCGAGGAGCGGGCAACCGGCGAGGCGGTCGCCGCCCTGCGCCGGGAGATCCAGCAGACCATGGAAGACTATGCCGGCGTGTTTCGCCGCCAGGATCAACTGGATCAGGGGCTCGAGCGCATCCGCCAGCTGCATGCCCGCAGCCGGGAGCTTGCGATCGGCGATCATGGCCGCGTGTTCAACACCGCGCGGATCGAGGCACTGGAACTGGTCAATCTCGCCGACGTGGCACTGGCGGCGATCACCGCGGCGGCCGCGCGGACGGAAAGCCGCGGCGCGCACTCCCGGGTCGACCACCCCGACCGCGACGACGAGCACTGGCTGGTGCACAGCCTGTTCTCGCTCGAGCGCGGCATGCGTTACAAGCCGGTGCGGACCACCCCGCTGACGGTGGACTCATTCCCGCCCAAACCGAGGGTCTACTGA
- a CDS encoding succinate dehydrogenase iron-sulfur subunit, which translates to MRFSLYRYDPESSEAPHQQAYVLDDLSPDDMLLDALLRLREIDETLGFRRSCGEGVCGSDAMNINGRNGLACITRLGELTEPVVIRPLPGMPVIRDLVVDMGNFHHQYQRVEPWLQADAPPPDREQAQTPDERERLDGLTECILCGCCSAACPSYWWNPERFLGPAALLQAARFIEDSRDTATAARLEQLDDAYKLFRCHTIMNCSDVCPKGLNPTEAIGRIRRRMLGRHV; encoded by the coding sequence ATGCGCTTTTCCCTCTACCGCTACGATCCGGAAAGCAGCGAGGCGCCCCACCAGCAGGCATACGTCCTCGACGACCTGTCTCCCGACGACATGCTGCTCGACGCGCTGTTACGCCTGCGCGAGATCGACGAGACACTCGGCTTTCGCCGCTCCTGCGGCGAGGGGGTCTGCGGCTCGGACGCGATGAACATCAACGGGCGCAACGGGCTGGCCTGCATCACCCGGCTGGGCGAACTGACCGAGCCGGTGGTCATCCGGCCACTACCGGGCATGCCGGTGATCCGCGACCTGGTCGTCGACATGGGCAACTTCCACCACCAATACCAGCGGGTCGAACCCTGGCTGCAGGCGGATGCCCCGCCACCGGACCGGGAGCAGGCGCAAACGCCCGACGAGCGCGAGCGTCTCGATGGCCTGACCGAATGCATCCTCTGCGGCTGTTGCTCGGCCGCCTGTCCGTCCTACTGGTGGAATCCGGAACGCTTCCTCGGCCCGGCGGCGCTACTGCAGGCCGCGCGCTTTATTGAGGACAGCCGCGACACGGCCACCGCGGCGCGGCTCGAACAGCTCGACGACGCCTACAAGCTGTTCCGCTGCCACACCATCATGAACTGCAGCGACGTCTGCCCGAAGGGGCTGAACCCCACCGAGGCGATCGGCCGTATCCGCCGACGCATGCTGGGCCGACATGTCTGA
- a CDS encoding FAD assembly factor SdhE: MSEGDRRARLRWRCRRGLRELDLLLGPFAERQLPRLLPHELDDFDRLLTAADQDLQAWFLGRERPSDDSLADLVERIRQQARSSG, encoded by the coding sequence ATGTCTGAAGGGGACCGCCGTGCTCGCCTGCGCTGGCGCTGCCGGCGGGGCCTGCGAGAGCTCGACCTGCTGCTCGGCCCGTTCGCCGAGCGGCAATTGCCGCGGCTCTTGCCACACGAACTCGACGACTTCGATCGACTGCTGACCGCGGCCGACCAGGACCTGCAGGCCTGGTTTCTCGGCCGGGAGCGCCCGAGCGATGACTCCCTGGCCGATCTGGTGGAACGAATACGGCAACAGGCGCGTTCATCCGGGTAA
- a CDS encoding VOC family protein, with the protein MPDADNRLDVPPEVQGVDHVSLLVSDARRSRAFYAEVLGLAELPRPDLGFPGAWLSLGGGQALHLLELPNPDGVDGRPEHGGRDRHFALRVETTAPFAGRLEAKGLAFTRSRSGRDALFFRDPDGNAVELVGTNGSA; encoded by the coding sequence ATGCCTGATGCCGATAACCGACTCGATGTGCCGCCTGAGGTCCAAGGCGTCGACCACGTCAGCCTGCTGGTCAGCGATGCCCGGCGATCGCGCGCGTTCTATGCCGAGGTGCTGGGGCTGGCGGAGTTGCCGCGGCCCGATCTCGGCTTTCCGGGCGCGTGGCTGTCCCTGGGCGGGGGGCAGGCCCTGCACCTGCTCGAGCTGCCCAACCCCGACGGGGTCGACGGTCGACCGGAACACGGCGGTCGTGACCGGCATTTCGCGTTGCGGGTCGAGACGACAGCACCTTTCGCCGGGCGACTGGAGGCCAAGGGCCTTGCCTTCACGCGCTCGCGATCCGGCCGCGATGCGTTGTTCTTCCGTGATCCGGACGGCAATGCGGTGGAGTTGGTGGGGACGAACGGCTCCGCGTAA
- the dapC gene encoding succinyldiaminopimelate transaminase encodes MNPNLDRLHPYPFEKLAELKAGAEPPADRKHIPLSIGEPRHAPPAIVLDTLRETLPEIARYPATKGEPALRQAMAGWLSRRFNLADGLLDPETNVLPVAGTREALFAIAQAVVDRDTGDQPPVVLMPNPFYQIYEGAALLAGAEPYYYPTLPENGFLPDFEAVPESIWQRAQLLYVCSPGNPSGAVIDAERYRHLLAKARRHDVVVAADECYSEIYFDEDAPPTGLLEVAATRDGDDPFENVIVFHSLSKRSNLPGLRSGLVAGDAALLKRFLRYRTYQGCALPLPTQLASITAWNDEAHVRANRAFYREKFDAVLEILEPVAGIDVHRPDAGFYLWAGVEGDERDFARQLFAEQNITVLPGRFLSREADGVNPGAGFVRMALVAELDDCVEAAKRIRAMLS; translated from the coding sequence ATGAATCCCAATCTCGACCGACTGCATCCCTACCCCTTCGAGAAGCTCGCCGAACTCAAGGCGGGCGCCGAGCCGCCCGCCGACCGAAAGCACATCCCGCTGTCGATCGGCGAACCGCGCCATGCCCCGCCGGCCATCGTGCTCGACACCCTGCGCGAGACGCTGCCGGAGATTGCCCGCTACCCGGCAACCAAGGGCGAGCCGGCCCTGCGCCAGGCGATGGCCGGCTGGCTGAGCCGCCGCTTCAATCTGGCCGACGGGCTGCTCGACCCGGAGACCAACGTGCTCCCGGTCGCCGGCACCCGCGAGGCGCTGTTCGCCATCGCCCAGGCGGTAGTCGATCGCGACACCGGCGACCAGCCGCCGGTGGTGCTGATGCCCAACCCCTTCTACCAGATCTACGAGGGGGCGGCCCTGCTCGCCGGCGCCGAGCCCTACTATTACCCGACCCTGCCGGAAAACGGCTTTCTGCCGGATTTCGAGGCCGTCCCCGAATCGATCTGGCAGCGCGCGCAGTTGCTCTACGTCTGCTCGCCGGGCAACCCCAGCGGCGCGGTGATCGATGCCGAGCGCTACCGCCACCTGCTTGCCAAGGCCCGCCGCCATGACGTCGTGGTCGCCGCCGACGAGTGCTATTCGGAGATCTACTTCGACGAGGACGCGCCACCCACCGGTCTGCTCGAGGTGGCAGCTACCCGCGACGGCGACGATCCCTTCGAGAACGTGATCGTGTTCCACAGCCTCTCCAAGCGTTCCAACCTGCCGGGCCTGCGCTCGGGGCTGGTCGCGGGTGACGCGGCGCTCTTGAAACGCTTCCTGCGCTATCGCACCTACCAAGGCTGCGCCCTGCCGCTACCGACGCAACTGGCATCCATCACCGCCTGGAACGACGAGGCCCACGTGCGCGCCAACCGTGCCTTCTACCGCGAGAAGTTCGATGCAGTACTGGAAATCCTCGAACCGGTGGCCGGCATCGACGTCCATCGGCCCGATGCGGGCTTCTACCTCTGGGCCGGAGTCGAGGGCGACGAGCGCGACTTCGCCCGGCAGCTGTTTGCCGAGCAGAACATTACGGTGCTGCCGGGGCGCTTTCTCTCGCGCGAGGCCGATGGCGTGAACCCCGGGGCGGGGTTCGTGCGCATGGCGCTGGTGGCGGAGTTGGACGACTGCGTCGAGGCGGCGAAGCGGATTCGGGCGATGCTTTCCTGA
- the dapD gene encoding 2,3,4,5-tetrahydropyridine-2,6-dicarboxylate N-succinyltransferase produces MNAIRDTIESAFERRAEINPSNAPADVVEAVETALAGLDDGSLRVAERRGVGDWQVNEWLKKAVLLSFRLRNNEVVSGGDVNYFDKVPTKFADWDQARFEAAGMRVVPNAVARRGSFIAKNTVLMPSYTNIGAYVDEGTMVDTWATVGSCAQIGKNVHLSGGVGIGGVLEPLQAAPTIIEDNCFIGARSEVVEGVIVEEGSVISMGVYIGQSTKIYDRETGEIHFGRVPAGSVVVSGNLPSKDGKYSLYCAVIVKKVDEKTRSKVGINELLRDV; encoded by the coding sequence ATCAACGCCATTCGCGACACGATCGAATCGGCCTTCGAGCGCCGTGCCGAGATCAACCCGTCCAACGCCCCGGCCGACGTGGTCGAGGCGGTCGAGACCGCACTGGCCGGTCTGGACGACGGCTCGCTGCGCGTCGCCGAACGCCGTGGCGTGGGCGACTGGCAGGTCAACGAGTGGCTGAAGAAGGCCGTACTGCTGTCGTTCCGCCTGCGCAACAACGAGGTGGTCTCCGGCGGTGACGTGAACTACTTCGACAAGGTCCCGACCAAGTTCGCCGACTGGGACCAGGCGCGCTTCGAGGCCGCCGGCATGCGCGTGGTGCCGAACGCCGTCGCCCGTCGCGGCAGCTTCATCGCCAAGAACACCGTCCTGATGCCGTCCTACACCAACATCGGCGCCTACGTCGACGAAGGCACCATGGTCGACACCTGGGCGACCGTGGGCTCCTGCGCCCAGATCGGCAAGAACGTCCACCTGTCCGGCGGCGTCGGCATCGGCGGCGTGCTCGAGCCGCTGCAGGCCGCGCCGACCATCATCGAGGACAACTGCTTCATCGGCGCGCGCTCCGAGGTGGTCGAGGGCGTGATCGTCGAGGAAGGTTCGGTGATCTCGATGGGCGTCTACATCGGCCAGTCGACCAAGATCTACGACCGCGAGACCGGCGAGATCCACTTCGGTCGCGTCCCGGCAGGCTCCGTGGTCGTCTCCGGCAACCTGCCGTCCAAGGACGGCAAATACAGCCTGTACTGCGCCGTGATCGTCAAGAAGGTCGACGAGAAGACCCGCTCCAAGGTCGGCATCAACGAGCTGCTGCGCGACGTGTGA